In bacterium, the genomic window GGGTGGATAATAATGGAAATCCTCAGAATCGAAGGTCTGTCGAAGACCTTCGGGTCCGGCCATTTGGAAGTTCGGGCGCTCGAAGATATACACTTAACGGTTTCCCAAGGCGAACTGGTGGCATTGCTGGGACCGAGCGGTTCCGGTAAGACCACCTTGCTTCTGTGCATCAGCATGATTCTGGAGCCCACAGGGGGGAAGATCGTATTTGATGGCGAGACGATATTTCAAAAGAACGGCTGGGCAGGCGTGGACGTACGTCGCGTCCGCCGGGAGAAAATAGGTTTCATCTTCCAGTCGCACAACCTCATTCCCTTTCTCACGGCCAGACAGAACGTGCTTTTCCCTTTGGACTTGGTGGGATTAAAAGGTGAGAAAGCCGACACCCGGGTACGAGAGCTTCTGGAATATATGGAAATAGCGGACCGGGCCGATTTCCTGCCGGCAATCCTTTCCGGAGGCGAGCAGCAACGTGTGGCCATCGCCCGCGCCTTGGCGAATAACGCGAAACTCATCCTGGCGGATGAACCTACCGCCTCATTGGACACCGCAAGGGGCGCGAGGGTCATGGAGTCACTGAAGAAGATTGCAAGAGAAAATCAGTCAGCGGTGATTGTCGTGACTCACGATGTGCGGATGATTGAGGGCTTTGACCATATTTACTATTTAAAGGACGGCAAACTGGTAAACAACGAAGCATAGCGCAGCGTGCAATCCATAGGGCCACCTTATCGTTCGATTTCGCCCGGAGGGAGCTCTGCCTTGGAGCTCCCTCCGGGCCTTGTGATTGGAGGCACATACGGACTTACTTCTTCTGTTTCTTCGGCGTCTTTGCCTTTTCCGCCTTGGGGTTCGACTTGCTCGTCTTCCCCGGCGGGACACACCCGCAGCCGCAATTCACTTTCTTGGCCAAAGGAATCACCTCCTTTCGTCCTTTCCTGTTATTACCTTCTTCGATCGCCGACATCCACAGATGCATCGCTTGG contains:
- a CDS encoding ABC transporter ATP-binding protein, giving the protein MEILRIEGLSKTFGSGHLEVRALEDIHLTVSQGELVALLGPSGSGKTTLLLCISMILEPTGGKIVFDGETIFQKNGWAGVDVRRVRREKIGFIFQSHNLIPFLTARQNVLFPLDLVGLKGEKADTRVRELLEYMEIADRADFLPAILSGGEQQRVAIARALANNAKLILADEPTASLDTARGARVMESLKKIARENQSAVIVVTHDVRMIEGFDHIYYLKDGKLVNNEA